One genomic segment of Impatiens glandulifera chromosome 6, dImpGla2.1, whole genome shotgun sequence includes these proteins:
- the LOC124942584 gene encoding putative pentatricopeptide repeat-containing protein At5g13230, mitochondrial has translation MSNNYTFAKCRTLITNNFRTAATSFSPWLSTMEIDGTLYSKTSSFTRELSVFLKKACFFSTQMNKETLNIFEEVTTNFDSHSTARRLQQCVVNGVPNTGMSLHCDILKKGNCLDLFAWNVLLNMYVKLDLLSHAITLFDEMPERNTISFVTMIQGYVQSLRFVEALDLFLRLHREGHELNPFVFTTILKLLVSMESAEMSWRFHACIYKLGHVSNTFVATALIDSYSVSGFVNVAEDVFDSIIDKDMVSWTGMIGCYSENGYFEQALQFFSQMRCTGLKPNNYTFASVIKACLGLEAHDIAQGVHACTLKMNYEVDPYVGPALLELYSRCGEDMDDVEKVFNEIPEKDVVSWSFMIARYSQNNRSNEAIEVFRRMQGTHFVLPNQFTFTSLLQACANTKNLELGSQIHTFVMKVGLDSVVFVSNALMDVYAKCGRIEISMKLFRECTNTNEVSWNTIIVGYVSLGDGEMVLSLFLNMLRNRIHPTEVTYSTVVRACAGLASMETGSQLHSLTVKTLYNLDSIVANSLIDMYGKCGSIVNAQLVFDEMNEQDIVSWNTMISVYSMHGRGDEALKTFERMKKIGCKPNKTTFIGVLSACTNTGLLEKGEEYFTSMVKDYNIEPSGEHYTCMVGLFGRCRLFDKAVKLIREIPFEPNVSVWRALLSSCVVHKEIEVGLECVESLLRIMDPEDDGSYVLVSNMYAIAKKWDEVRFVRESMKRKGVKKEPGLSWIEYQGIVHYFSVGGKNNNNNNSDYDTRLIHGMLVWLKMKVSRAGFVPNCDVVLLDVDDNEKSNLLWMHSERLALAFALVRTPSGSLVRIIKNLRICLDCHAVMKFVSKVVDREIVVRDVNRFHHFRDGICSCNDYW, from the coding sequence ATGAGCAACAACTACACGTTCGCCAAATGTCGTACACTTATCACGAACAACTTTCGAACGGCAGCCACGAGTTTTTCTCCTTGGTTGTCTACTATGGAGATCGACGGGACACTTTACTCAAAAACGTCCTCTTTTACTAGGGAATTGTCTGTTTTCCTTAAAAAAGCATGTTTCTTCTCAACCCAGATGAACAAAGAAACGTTGAACATCTTTGAGGAGGTGACTACAAATTTCGACTCTCACTCAACTGCACGCCGTCTGCAACAGTGTGTTGTGAATGGAGTACCCAACACAGGAATGAGTCTTCATTGCGACATTTTGAAGAAAGGGAACTGTTTGGATTTGTTTGCCTGGAATGTTCTCCTGAATATGTATGTTAAGTTAGACCTATTGTCCCATGCAATCACGCTGTTCGATGAAATGCCCGAGAGAAATACCATCTCTTTCGTGACAATGATTCAGGGATATGTGCAGTCTTTACGGTTTGTTGAGGCTTTAGATTTGTTTCTGAGACTACATAGAGAAGGCCACGAGCTTAATCCATTTGTTTTCACAACTATTCTCAAACTGCTTGTTAGTATGGAATCAGCAGAGATGTCATGGAGGTTCCATGCTTGTATATATAAGCTTGGGCATGTTTCCAATACCTTTGTTGCCACTGCTCTTATTGATTCCTATTCTGTTTCTGGCTTTGTTAATGTTGCTGAGGATGTATTTGATTCAATTATTGACAAGGACATGGTTTCTTGGACAGGCATGATAGGATGTTATTCAGAGAATGGTTATTTTGAACAAGCATTGCAGTTTTTTTCTCAAATGAGATGTACAGGATTGAAGCCTAACAACTACACATTTGCAAGTGTGATTAAAGCTTGTCTTGGTCTTGAAGCCCATGACATTGCTCAAGGTGTTCATGCATGTACATTGAAAATGAACTATGAGGTGGATCCTTATGTCGGACCAGCTCTTCTCGAATTGTATTCAAGATGTGGAGAAGACATGGATGATGTTGAGAAAGTATTCAACGAAATTCCCGAAAAAGATGTAGTGTCTTGGAGTTTCATGATTGCAAGGTACTCGCAGAATAACCGAAGCAACGAAGCCATTGAGGTTTTCCGTAGAATGCAAGGTACTCACTTTGTTCTTCCTAATCAATTTACTTTCACTAGCTTGTTGCAAGCTTGTGCGAATACAAAAAATCTTGAATTAGGAAGCCAGATTCATACCTTTGTTATGAAAGTCGGTTTAGATTCTGTTGTGTTTGTTTCAAACGCTCTTATGGACGTATATGCTAAATGTGGTCGGATAGAAATATCGATGAAACTATTTCGGGAATGCACCAACACAAATGAAGTGTCGTGGAACACGATAATTGTGGGTTATGTTAGTTTGGGAGATGGGGAAATGGTTTTGAGCTTGTTTTTGAATATGCTTAGAAACCGAATTCACCCTACCGAGGTGACCTACTCGACTGTTGTTCGTGCTTGTGCCGGATTAGCATCAATGGAGACTGGTTCTCAGTTACATTCCTTAACCGTAAAAACTTTATATAACCTTGACTCGATAGTTGCTAATTCTTTAATCGACATGTATGGAAAATGTGGTAGTATCGTTAACGCGCAATTGGTTTTTGACGAAATGAACGAACAGGATATAGTTTCATGGAACACAATGATCTCAGTTTATTCCATGCACGGTCGAGGGGACGAAGCGTTAAAAACCTTCGAAAGAATGAAGAAAATCGGTTGTAAACCGAACAAGACGACGTTTATCGGAGTCCTTTCTGCTTGTACAAACACAGGGTTATTAGAGAAAGGCGAAGAATACTTTACTTCCATGGTTAAAGACTATAACATCGAGCCTAGCGGAGAACACTATACTTGTATGGTAGGTCTATTTGGAAGATGTCGACTTTTCGATAAGGCGGTTAAGTTGATTCGAGAAATTCCTTTCGAGCCTAACGTGTCGGTTTGGCGAGCTTTGCTTAGTTCTTGTGTTGTTCATAAAGAGATTGAGGTTGGCTTAGAATGTGTGGAAAGTTTGCTTAGAATAATGGATCCTGAAGACGATGGATCGTATGTTTTGGTTTCGAATATGTATGCTATCGCGAAGAAATGGGATGAAGTGCGTTTCGTTAGGGAGAGTATGAAAAGGAAAGGGGTGAAGAAAGAACCGGGTTTGAGTTGGATAGAGTATCAAGGCATTGTTCATTACTTTTCAGTCGGGGGGAAGAACAATAACAACAACAATTCAGATTATGATACTAGGTTGATTCATGGAATGTTGGtatggttgaaaatgaaagtaAGCAGGGCAGGTTTTGTTCCCAATTGTGATGTTGTTTTGTTAGATGTTGATGATAATGAGAAATCTAATCTATTGTGGATGCATAGCGAGAGATTGGCTTTGGCGTTTGCATTGGTTCGGACCCCATCTGGAAGTCTAGTTCGGATTATAAAGAATCTAAGAATATGTTTGGATTGTCATGCTGTTATGAAGTTTGTTTCGAAGGTTGTGGACCGAGAAATCGTTGTTAGGGATGTAAATCGGTTTCATCACTTTCGCGATGGAATTTGCTCGTGCAATGATTATTGGTAA
- the LOC124942554 gene encoding pentatricopeptide repeat-containing protein At3g53170, whose protein sequence is MKIFLLTSTSCSTKVVDDPVAVSRRPRLSQIMSAKKNSESISQGLQREPQKDLSRILRTEAAIKAIECKANSTKYSQLWPKAVLDSLDVAIREKQWESALKIFSLLRKQLWYEPRCQTYTKLLIMLGKCNQPKQVGLLFEIMRSDGIQPTIDVYTALIGAYGLNGFLDEAFFILDEMKSAANCKPDVYMFSTLINCCIKSCRFDLIKGVLTEMSYLGIDCNDVTYNTIIDGYGKTKQFNQMESVLTDMIESGTCLPDVFTFNSIIGAYGKYGDIERMEKWFDEFQLMGVKPDIRTFNILIRSYGKSRMYEKMESVMEFMQKRFYSPTIVTFNIFIEMFGKAGDIQKMEEYFLRMKDGGMKPNTVTYCSVVSAYSKCGLVTKVDSVMRQVENSDVVLDTAFFNCVIYAYGMAGDVRKIGELYMSMKERKLKPDSITFTTMIQFYNTLDMPEFAQQLHKEMIAAKNISGMKLMKT, encoded by the exons ATGAAGATCTTCTTGCTGACATCCACCAGTTGTTCAACAAAAGTTGTGGATGATCCAGTTGCAGTCTCAAGGAGACCGCGCTTATCGCAAATCATGTCTGCCAAGAAGAACTCCGAGTCTATTTCTCAAGGTCTTCAGAGAGAACCCCAAAAGGACCTTTCTCGGATTCTTCGAACAGAGGCTGCCATTAAAGCCATTGAGTGTAAAGCTAACTCGACCAAGTACAGTCAGCTATGGCCTAAGGCGGTTTTGGACTCGCTGGATGTGGCAATTCGAGAAAAACAGTGGGAATCGGCTCTCAAG ATTTTCAGTCTGCTTCGCAAGCAACTTTGGTATGAGCCAAGATGCCAAACTTACACCAAACTGTTAATAATGCTTGGCAAATGCAACCAGCCAAAGCAAGTCGGTCTTCTGTTTGAGATCATGCGATCGGATGGAATCCAGCCCACGATTGATGTATACACCGCGCTTATTGGTGCCTATGGCCTGAACGGTTTTCTCGATGAAGCATTCTTCATTCTAGATGAGATGAAATCTGCCGCCAACTGTAAACCGGATGTCTATATGTTCTCCACTCTTATCAACTGCTGCATCAAAAGCTGTCGCTTTGACCTCATTAAAGGCGTTCTTACCGAAATGTCATATCTTGGGATCGATTGTAACGACGTTACCTACAATACCATAATCGATGGATACGGAAAGACAAAACAATTTAATCAGATGGAAAGCGTTTTAACGGATATGATTGAAAGTGGGACATGTCTTCCGGATGTCTTCACATTTAATTCGATTATCGGCGCTTATGGTAAATATGGGGATATAGAGAGAATGGAGAAATGGTTTGACGAGTTCCAGCTTATGGGAGTAAAACCAGATATTAGAACCTTCAACATCTTAATTAGATCGTACGGGAAATCGAGAATGTACGAAAAGATGGAATCTGTAATGGAATTCATGCAAAAAAGATTCTATTCTCCGACAATtgtaacttttaatattttcattgaGATGTTTGGGAAAGCAGGTGATATTCAGAAAATGGAAGAATATTTTTTGAGAATGAAAGATGGAGGAATGAAACCGAATACTGTCACGTATTGTTCGGTTGTGAGCGCTTATAGTAAATGCGGGCTTGTAACTAAGGTTGATTCGGTTATGAGGCAAGTGGAGAATTCGGATGTGGTTTTGGACACAGCTTTCTTCAACTGTGTTATCTATGCTTATGGTATGGCGGGTGATGTTAGAAAGATTGGCGAATTGTATATGTCAATGAAGGAAAGAAAATTGAAACCTGATAGTATCACTTTTACTACTAtgattcaattttataatactcTAGACATGCCTGAATTTGCTCAACAATTACACAAAGAGATGATTGCTGCAAAAAACATTTCAG GTATGAAGCTGATGAAGACATAA